A single genomic interval of Gouania willdenowi chromosome 10, fGouWil2.1, whole genome shotgun sequence harbors:
- the gdf9 gene encoding growth/differentiatio — protein sequence MMEKLTPGSALLHTTVLLLLLTCDPPLFSPSLSACGSLVPPLGDFTHPYDSVFFPLLRALTEHGGTRWDLDIRKKMKPDQQYIKYLTEVYRKSSRVQRSLDSSDTYNTVRLIRPQDRCLGKSNKESFMQDLSYRLDQVKRKEHLLKSALLYSFDPSHSAPITSVCHISIKEQGRSNQCQLCPGVHHVVNFTASAEGRTRRNWVEVDITWLLQPLLNLQRKSLHLFVNISCPENQRVTNDGHKSLLEFRLRSPALLLYLNDNSKTSQSSAFDTKAGQRSSAAFNQFQRQLAYQSDHKPGRKGRWRRDSSKSKWSDKSLDIQLPELLPSSEYPTNDCALYDFRVRFSQLKLDHWIVFPPKYNPRYCRGICPRTLGFIYGSPVHTMVQNLIYENLDSSVPRPSCVPSHYSPLSVLIFDEDGSYVYKEIKDMIATRCTCR from the exons atgatgGAAAAACTAACACCGGGATCAGCTTTGTTGCACACCACCGTGTTACTGCTGCTACTCACCTGCGACCCCCCGCTGTTCTCCCCCTCTCTGAGTGCCTGTGGCTCCCTGGTTCCGCCTCTGGGCGACTTCACTCACCCATACGACAGCGTCTTCTTCCCGCTGCTCAGAGCTCTGACCGAGCACGGAGGGACCAGGTGGGACCTAGACATCAGGAAAAAGATGAAACCGGACCAGCAGTACATAAAATACCTGACGGAGGTCTACAGGAAGTCGTCCCGTGTGCAGAGGAGCCTGGACAGCAGTGACACCTACAACACAGTCCGACTTATCAGGCCTCAAGACAGATGTCTCGGGAAAAGTAACAAAG aaAGCTTTATGCAAGATCTGTCCTACAGACTTGATcaagtaaaaagaaaagagcatCTTCTGAAGTCAGCTCTGCTGTACAGCTTTGATCCCAGTCATTCAGCACCCATCACCTCAGTGTGTCACATCAGTATCAAAGAGCAGGGCCGGTCCAACCAGTGCCAACTGTGTCCAGGAGTCCACCATGTAGTCAACTTCACAGCCAGTGCAGAAGGGAGGACCCGAAGGAACTGGGTAGAGGTCGACATCACCTGGTTACTTCAGCCTCTCTTAAACCTTCAGAGGAAGAGTCTTCACCTGTTTGTGAACATCAGCTGCCCAGAGAATCAAAGAGTCACCAATGATGGGCACAAAAGCCTTCTGGAATTCAGGCTGAGGTCCCCTGCTCTACTTCTTTATCTTAACGACAACAGCAAAACCTCTCAGAGTTCGGCATTTGACACCAAggcaggtcaaaggtcatctgCTGCATTTAATCAGTTCCAGAGACAGCTTGCTTATCAATCGGACCATAAGCCTGGTCGCAAGGGGAGATGGAGGAGGGACTCCTCAAAGAGCAAATGGAGTGACAAAAGCCTGGACATCCAGCTGCCAGAGCTCCTACCCAGCTCTGAATACCCAACAAACGACTGTGCCTTGTATGACTTCAGAGTGCGCTTCAGTCAGCTCAAACTGGACCACTGGATAGTTTTCCCTCCAAAGTACAACCCCAGGTACTGCCGAGGCATCTGTCCCAGAACGCTGGGCTTCATCTACGGCTCACCCGTTCACACCATGGTGCAAAACCTCATCTATGAAAACCTGGATTCCTCCGTACCCAGACCCTCTTGTGTTCCCTCCCACTACAGCCCCCTCAGTGTGTTGATCTTCGACGAGGACGGCTCGTACGTCTACAAAGAGATTAAAGACATGATTGCCACCCGGTGCACGTGCCGCTAA
- the uqcrq gene encoding cytochrome b-c1 complex subunit 8, producing MGRHFGNLAKVRHVITYSLSPFEQKAFPNYFSKGIPNMWRRFSASFFKVAPPMTLMYLTYTWGNNAHKQSKRKNPADYENDE from the exons ATGGGTCGTCACTTTGGAAACTTGGCCAAGGTCAGGCATGTGATCACCTACAGTCTGTCCCCCTTTGAGCAGAAGGCGTTCCCCAACTACTTCTCCAAGGGGATTCCCAACATGTGGAGAAGGTTTTCGGCCTCTTTCTTCAAAGTTGCCCCTC CAATGACCCTGATGTATCTGACGTACACCTGGGGCAACAATGCCCACAAGCAGAGCAAGAGGAAAAATCCAGCAGACTACGAGAATGATGAATAA